In Candidatus Defluviilinea proxima, a single genomic region encodes these proteins:
- a CDS encoding AlkZ family DNA glycosylase, whose protein sequence is MDAIHTRLFNQGLISTKFHTIGEVVSALGAVQAQDYAGAKWALGLRLKDSTDSSIDQALADGSILRTHLLRPTWHFVSPTDIRWLLMLTAPRVHAVNAFMARKLEVDKPTLKKSYAVLEKSLQGNQYLTRTDIGYALEKSGVKKADGQRLVYIMMAAELDALICSGPREGKQFTYALLDERVPKVPEMKREEALAELTKRYFSARGPATLQDFTWWSGLTLTDARNGIEMVKSHLTSETINNQAYWFAETKSPTSKRSETAHLLPNYDEFIVGYTDRSFIYNTTHDKKLDDRGNVLFQNTIAVNGQIKGTWKRTVKKNEVLVELTPFIKFSKAEVQAVATATKKYGDFLGLPVRTTGVDA, encoded by the coding sequence ATGGACGCTATTCACACAAGACTCTTCAATCAAGGACTGATCAGCACAAAGTTTCATACGATCGGTGAAGTGGTCAGCGCATTAGGCGCCGTGCAAGCACAGGACTACGCCGGTGCCAAATGGGCTTTGGGATTACGCCTTAAGGACTCCACCGATTCAAGCATTGACCAGGCCCTGGCAGACGGTTCTATCCTACGCACACACCTGCTCCGCCCCACCTGGCATTTTGTTTCGCCGACAGATATCCGCTGGCTCCTCATGTTGACGGCTCCGCGTGTTCATGCAGTCAATGCGTTCATGGCTCGCAAACTCGAAGTGGACAAACCCACGCTCAAGAAAAGTTATGCAGTGCTGGAGAAGTCGTTACAAGGAAATCAATACCTCACTCGCACAGACATTGGCTACGCGCTCGAAAAATCAGGTGTCAAAAAAGCGGATGGTCAACGCCTTGTCTACATTATGATGGCGGCTGAATTGGATGCTCTGATTTGCAGTGGGCCAAGAGAAGGCAAACAGTTCACATATGCTCTTTTAGATGAACGCGTACCCAAGGTCCCGGAAATGAAGCGTGAAGAAGCGTTGGCAGAACTCACGAAACGGTACTTCTCCGCGCGCGGACCAGCCACTTTGCAGGATTTCACATGGTGGTCAGGTTTGACACTCACGGATGCAAGGAATGGCATCGAGATGGTCAAATCACATTTGACGAGTGAAACAATCAATAATCAAGCCTATTGGTTTGCAGAAACAAAGTCACCCACCAGCAAGCGCTCCGAGACCGCCCACTTGCTACCGAATTACGATGAGTTCATTGTGGGATACACCGACCGAAGCTTCATCTACAACACGACGCACGATAAAAAATTGGACGACCGTGGAAATGTCCTTTTCCAAAACACCATTGCGGTTAACGGCCAGATCAAAGGTACATGGAAGCGCACCGTGAAGAAGAATGAAGTCCTTGTGGAACTTACTCCATTTATAAAATTTTCCAAGGCTGAGGTACAAGCTGTGGCAACTGCAACAAAAAAATACGGAGACTTTCTCGGCTTGCCAGTTAGAACTACAGGAGTAGATGCGTGA
- a CDS encoding DUF1211 domain-containing protein yields the protein MSKGRLEAFSDGVMAIIITIMVLELKVPSEGTLSALTPLVPKILSYILSFVFLAIYWNNHHHLWQAVEKVNGAILWANMHLLFWLSLIPFATGWMGENHFATMPVALYGIVLWMSALAYFLKVRALMAYHPSDSVLAAAIGEGKKERVSLALYTAAIPLAFVASWISLGLYVTVAVMWLVPDQRIERKFTA from the coding sequence GTGAGTAAAGGAAGGCTCGAAGCGTTCAGTGATGGCGTGATGGCGATCATCATCACCATCATGGTATTAGAGTTGAAAGTCCCTAGTGAAGGGACTTTGTCTGCGTTGACGCCATTGGTGCCCAAAATATTGAGCTACATATTGAGCTTTGTCTTCCTCGCCATTTACTGGAACAATCATCATCATTTATGGCAGGCAGTGGAAAAGGTCAACGGCGCGATCCTTTGGGCGAACATGCATTTGTTGTTCTGGCTGTCGTTGATCCCTTTTGCAACAGGCTGGATGGGTGAAAATCATTTCGCCACCATGCCTGTTGCGTTATATGGGATCGTTCTATGGATGTCGGCATTGGCATATTTTTTGAAGGTACGCGCATTGATGGCTTACCACCCCAGCGACTCGGTATTAGCCGCCGCGATTGGCGAAGGCAAAAAGGAACGTGTTTCGCTCGCTCTTTATACGGCCGCCATCCCTCTCGCCTTCGTGGCATCGTGGATATCGCTTGGGTTGTATGTGACCGTCGCCGTCATGTGGCTCGTCCCCGATCAGCGCATCGAAAGAAAATTCACAGCTTAA
- a CDS encoding tyrosine-protein phosphatase: protein MFEKKMTAKAVNTKNRRLPFSGAKNFRDLGGYPTANGKTLRWGMLYRSDGLHTLTNADQKLLSTLSLDRIIDFRAGWEKENRSDRLPVGMNIRQVEIPILDSSTEAWHNSNKEMAKGLKKTDPYKHMIQTNIELGTRFTPEMKKFMQEVFSAQGKPVLFHCSAGKDRTGFASAILLRMLGVSQETIMEDYLLTNQYLIPGYRWNLLFVRLMWGKLLLEKVKGFLAADPSYLSAAFEAIDREYGSFDNYIRDGLGLGEEDIERLKLVYLE from the coding sequence ATGTTTGAGAAAAAAATGACCGCCAAAGCGGTTAATACCAAAAATCGTCGCCTGCCGTTTTCGGGTGCAAAGAACTTTCGCGATCTGGGCGGTTACCCAACAGCGAACGGAAAAACTCTTCGTTGGGGCATGTTGTATCGTTCTGATGGGCTGCATACCTTAACCAATGCCGACCAAAAGCTTCTATCAACCCTGTCTCTTGATCGGATCATAGACTTCCGGGCGGGTTGGGAGAAAGAAAATCGTTCTGACCGTCTGCCTGTTGGCATGAACATCCGTCAGGTTGAGATTCCCATTTTGGATAGCAGTACAGAAGCCTGGCATAATTCAAACAAGGAAATGGCGAAAGGCCTGAAGAAGACCGATCCGTACAAGCATATGATCCAGACGAATATCGAACTGGGCACACGCTTCACACCCGAGATGAAGAAGTTCATGCAGGAAGTGTTTTCTGCACAAGGAAAACCCGTCCTGTTCCATTGTTCTGCGGGCAAGGACCGCACAGGGTTTGCCTCAGCGATCCTTCTGCGGATGTTGGGCGTCTCACAAGAGACCATCATGGAAGATTACCTGTTGACGAACCAATACCTGATCCCTGGGTATCGATGGAATTTGCTCTTTGTTCGATTGATGTGGGGGAAGTTGCTCCTCGAAAAAGTAAAGGGATTTTTAGCCGCAGATCCATCCTATCTCTCTGCCGCATTTGAAGCCATTGACCGTGAGTATGGGTCTTTCGACAATTACATTCGTGATGGACTGGGTCTTGGCGAGGAAGATATTGAACGACTTAAGCTGGTGTATTTGGAGTAA
- a CDS encoding DUF1697 domain-containing protein: MNRYIAFLRAINVGGNTIVKMDVLRGQFEALGYTNVQTYIQTGNVIFESDEKDTSVLEGQIERQLEKGLGKSILLFVRTMRELEPIAKKPPFDPKENETLHIVFLKSKPTKKLEQALASFNSKADKFLIKGREVYNLRHDRDASVFSNNFIEKTLGIAGTTRNLTTVQKIVEKYY, translated from the coding sequence GTGAATCGGTATATTGCTTTTCTACGCGCCATCAACGTTGGCGGAAATACAATCGTCAAAATGGACGTCCTTCGGGGACAGTTCGAGGCGTTGGGATATACAAATGTCCAAACGTATATTCAAACAGGCAATGTGATCTTCGAGTCAGACGAGAAAGATACGTCCGTATTGGAGGGACAGATCGAACGTCAGTTGGAAAAAGGTTTGGGGAAGAGTATCCTGCTTTTCGTGAGAACGATGCGCGAACTTGAGCCGATCGCGAAGAAGCCTCCGTTCGATCCAAAAGAGAACGAGACGTTGCACATCGTCTTCTTAAAATCAAAGCCCACTAAAAAGTTGGAGCAGGCACTGGCATCCTTCAATAGCAAGGCCGATAAATTTCTCATCAAAGGCCGCGAGGTGTACAATTTGAGGCATGACCGTGATGCATCGGTATTCTCGAACAATTTTATCGAAAAGACTCTGGGCATTGCAGGCACCACACGAAATTTAACCACGGTTCAAAAGATCGTGGAAAAATATTACTAA